TACGTACCTGCCCAAATGGGCTGAACTACCCAGTACAAAGGTGTtcaaaaggaaagagaagagCACAAGAAGTGGGTTAAATGAGGTTGAAAACACAGGACCCTTGATGCCAATAGACCATGTCATCACATAGTATGATAACCCTGTCACTGCAATTCCCTGACAAATTCCTTCATATTAGTGTTTGTTTCAACTTccaacaaaaattaataaaggaATTTAGGTAGGGTTCTTACCCCAAGTAATAAGGTGGTGAGGACTAGGCCTCCATCCCACTGAAGTTCCCAAGCTGAGGATGAGACCACAAAGGCTGCCACTATGGCTGTTTGGATGGTGCCAAAGAAGCTCATCATTGCTGTTAGTGATATTTCTGCTGGGTATATTTGAATCACATGCCTCTGCAATATCATATTATATGCCAATTTTATTGCTTATGATCTTCAAAATACCAAATAACTATTGGTATCATAtttccaaaaagagaaaaaagaagataaaaagagATTTAGATGTTACCACCAAAATATTCCAAAAACTAGTTGCAATAACACCAACAATGGTCAAAATCCAACCAAGGACACTATCACCTGTTGCGTCAAAGCTTATAGATAGCATAGCTTTCACTACAACAGGCCCCTTCCACAATACCAAAGCCAATGCTCCACCAAGTGAAATACCCAAACCCCAGATCTTGGCCTGCCCATTGATGCTCCTAAATCTTAGCTTTTCTTGATGGAAAATCAGTGCCAACACAAATGTTATGGTTGGGACCATGTTCAGTGCAATGCTTTCATATGTTGAAGAAATGTATTGTAGGGCCATTGTCAATAGCATTTGACATAGGGTAACCctgtatatatatgtatcaacatgaaagaaaaaaaaaaagaaacattaatttaaagaaaattattgatGTAGTAATTAATTGTAGTGGGAATTTACTCAACTGCAATAGTCCCATAAAGAATGCATAGCATAGTATCTTGAAAGTGATAGGAGGCCTCTTGTTCCTGTAATCATTCACACAGCAATACAATAATTGACTGAAACTCAAAAAATGCTTGAACACAATGGGGAACTCTCCCATAAAACTTGGGAAAAAACATAGGCATTGAACCCAACAAAGAAATATTTCAAACAGTTGAATGGTGGGTGTCCCTGGAAGAGCAATGATCCAAAAAACATATGGTAACAGTGAAGGGAGTTGATGACTTACTTTTCAAAGAAGAAAGCTAGAAGTGACAAGACAATGGTGGCAAGGACATGCTCATAAACCACAATAACCAGAGTGCTGATGCCACTGGAAGCCAGAGATTCTACCAAGACCAAGAATACTGAAAGAGCCAGTTCATTTAGAGTGAGGAAAAGGTAGGGTTTGGATATCTGAAACCCCATTGCCAACCTTCTCTGCAGCTCCATAGTCATCATTCTGCACACACTGATATTAACAGTAACACAGCCTTTTCCTCAGTTTCTTCTCTTGGGTTTCTCACACAGTAGAGCTGTAGAGGTAGACTTCTCTGAGGAAATGCATATTTTGTTACTGAGGTTGGTGGTTGGGAGAAGGGAGAGGTCTTTGATATACTGAGGGTTAGATGGAGAGTTAGAAGAGCTACACGCATCATGTGCTCTGGCCATGCTCCTTACATATAATATGGGTTTCTGACTTACAACTGTTTCCACcagtgaatttttttatttttttatttgttttaatattgtttaattaaagtaaaaagTCAATCCTcagaaattaattataataaaaacatttgttTTTAGTATTTGCATAAGAGGGAAAATCGCTTGatatttagattaaaaaaaatgatattatttatgGTAATGTGTTATATATTCAAAAATCACTTCCAAACCAAATATAATCTTATCATATTTGTTTAATGAGGAAGTGTTTTCTTTCTGTTCTCCCTTTCTAATTCTTTTTGGGAAGGACCTGCTTTCTCATATCCAAGGGCCCTCCTTACATAGTTTTGGGCTATGCTGATTAGCTAGGGAGCGAGTCAACCTTTCCCTTGGGATGGGACAAATGGGCGAGTCAAACGAGCTTCTCCAAGCTTGTTATGGGTTGGTTAGTTTCTCCAACCTTGGGAATGAGCTTCCAGTGCCATGGAGGCTGATGGTGAAGCAGGTTCAAAACTGAAACAGGAAGAAGATGATGCAAGACATCGCTTCAGAATCAACTTCCTctgctaaaataaaaaattggcaCATCTCCAAAGAAATCCTCCTCCAACTGGCAGATCCCTCTCTATCAAACAACTGCTCTTGCTACAGATAAGGTGTGTCAGGTTCATGGAATTGGACAACTAGCATATAACTTAGGACATGCATTCAAGTGCTGCGTACCTCCTCTTCCCCGGTTCTGAGGGAAGGCCTTAGGATCTGAGAGCCATAGTCTCCGAGCTTACCATCCTTAAACCAACTGCAGTAAACTTATCACTGAATGTTTCCTCACAGAATCCATCACTTGCTA
Above is a window of Vitis vinifera cultivar Pinot Noir 40024 chromosome 11, ASM3070453v1 DNA encoding:
- the LOC104880804 gene encoding WAT1-related protein At5g64700-like, yielding MMTMELQRRLAMGFQISKPYLFLTLNELALSVFLVLVESLASSGISTLVIVVYEHVLATIVLSLLAFFFEKNKRPPITFKILCYAFFMGLLQVTLCQMLLTMALQYISSTYESIALNMVPTITFVLALIFHQEKLRFRSINGQAKIWGLGISLGGALALVLWKGPVVVKAMLSISFDATGDSVLGWILTIVGVIATSFWNILVRHVIQIYPAEISLTAMMSFFGTIQTAIVAAFVVSSSAWELQWDGGLVLTTLLLGGIAVTGLSYYVMTWSIGIKGPVFSTSFNPLLVLFSFLLNTFVLGSSAHLGSIVGAMLVIVGLYLLLWAKTNAVEKKDMDVGDSTCSPLIQP